A DNA window from Panthera tigris isolate Pti1 chromosome X, P.tigris_Pti1_mat1.1, whole genome shotgun sequence contains the following coding sequences:
- the LOC122235415 gene encoding integrator complex subunit 6-like — translation MMTDKAEESTVGPEKQMKCHGEPMTSPLCKSRLTRGLLSVMPEGEGAFQARGSAVSLEDDDPKVTRKSVLFGMMPDKLSLNPEAMNSDVKHQIMKEIRQFGRKYEKIFKLLEGIQGPPKVRRQFVEFAIKEAARFKRRDLIKHLEKILDKIESDKFLSKDKHSPNI, via the exons ATGATGACAGATAAAGCAGAGGAGTCTACTGTTGGGCCCGAGAAGCAAATGAAATGTCATGGAGAACCCATGACTTCTCCTCTGTGTAAGAGTAGGCTGACCAGGGGGCTGCTGTCAGTGATGCCGGAAGGAGAGGGAGCATTCCAGGCCAGGGGCTCAGCCGTGTCTTTGGAAGATG ATGACCCCAAGGTCACCAGGAAGTCTGTGCTGTTTGGAATGATGCCGGATAAGTTGTCACTCAATCCAGAGGCGATGAATAGTGATGTAAAACATCAAATCATGAAAGAAATTAGACAGTTTGGACGAA AATATGAAAAAATCTTCAAATTGCTTGAAGGAATTCAAGGACCTCCAAAAGTGAGGAGACAGTTTGTTGAATTTGCCATCAAGGAAGCAGCAAG atttaaaagaCGAGACTTAATTAAGCACCTTGAGAAGATACTCGACAAAATAGAATCTGACAAATTTCTCAGCAAAGATAAGCATAGCCCAAACATATAA